Sequence from the Hydrotalea sp. genome:
GCGGGTTGATATCATGTGCGATACATTGCCGACCGAGTTAAAAAAATTTGCCGCCAGCGGTAAAATAAAAATCTTGCCGCCAATAAAAAACACCAAGGATAAGAAAAAATGGCGTGCGGTTTTGGCCGGCCGGCCGTTGGTGGTTGTCGACCCGCAATTGACGGCGGTTGTCGAATTGTTATACCCATTGTGTTTGGAAATTGGCCTGCCGATTAACGTCGCCGACAATATTGAAAAAAGCAGTTTTTCATTTGGCGCGATGGTCGACCGGCGGCCGTTGACGGTGGCTATCGCCACCGACGGCATTGTGCCGGTGTTGGCCACCGATATTCGGCAAAAGTTGGAGCAGGCGATTCCGGCCGAGGTTGGGCCGCTGATGGCGTTGGCGCGGCAATATCGACCACGCGTTAATCAATTATTGCCGATGGGCTTAAAACGCCGCCTGTTCTGGCAAGAATTTTTGCAGGGCGAGGTGGCCACTATGGTGCGCACCGCGCGCGATGAAATAAATCGTGGCCATATCGATGACGCGGTGGAAACATTATTGGCTTCGTTGTTGCGCGGCGACCATGAAAAATTTCGCCAGCATAATAATTTGTTTTTGCTCGGGTTGCAGGCAAACCAGGGTGGGTGCGATGATTTGTCGCTGGCGATGCTCCA
This genomic interval carries:
- a CDS encoding NAD(P)-dependent oxidoreductase; this encodes MDSFPIFLNLRHATPLVIGNGHLAVAKVRTLLLRAGRVDIMCDTLPTELKKFAASGKIKILPPIKNTKDKKKWRAVLAGRPLVVVDPQLTAVVELLYPLCLEIGLPINVADNIEKSSFSFGAMVDRRPLTVAIATDGIVPVLATDIRQKLEQAIPAEVGPLMALARQYRPRVNQLLPMGLKRRLFWQEFLQGEVATMVRTARDEINRGHIDDAVETLLASLLRGDHEKFRQHNNLFLLGLQANQGGCDDLSLAMLQAIKNADTIVVMGEDAIFSDILSLARREVVIKKISAAQQTTPSAVANIVSDLRGEITAGEAVAVLAAAENYEAIKASFEKAGIAVRGFKPIYETDQNDDARQPARDIHFTTATTKSLNKQ